One segment of Meriones unguiculatus strain TT.TT164.6M chromosome X, Bangor_MerUng_6.1, whole genome shotgun sequence DNA contains the following:
- the Slitrk4 gene encoding SLIT and NTRK-like protein 4: MYLWLFLIVSALISSTNADTDVSVEICNVCSCVSVENVLYVNCEKVSVYRPNQLKPPWSHFYHLNFQNNFLNILYPNTFVNFSHAVSLHLGNNKLQNIEGGAFLGLNALKQLHLNNNELKILRADTFLGIENLEYLQADYNLIKYIERGAFNKLHKLKVLILNDNLISFLPDNIFRFASLTHLDIRGNRIQKLPYIGVLEHIGRVVELQLEDNPWNCSCDLLPLKAWLENMPYNIYIGEAICETPSDLYGRLLKETNKQELCPMGTGSDFDVRILPPSQLENGYTTPNGYTTQTTLHRLVTKPPKTTNPSKISGIVAGKALSNRNLSQIVSYQTRVPPLTPCPAPCFCKTHPSDLGLSVNCQEKNIQSMSELTPKPLNAKKLHVNGNNIKDVDISDFTEFEGLDLLHLGSNQIMVIKGEVFHNLTNLRRLYLNGNQIERLYPEIFSGLHNLQYLYLEYNLIKEILAGTFDSMPNLQLLYLNNNLLKSLPVYIFSGAPLARLNLRNNKFMYLPVSGVLDQLQSLTQIDLEGNPWDCTCDLVALKLWLEKLNDGIVVKELKCETPVQFANIELKSLKNEILCPKLLNKPSAPFTSPAPAITFTTPLGPIRSPPGGPVPLSILILSILVVLILTVFVAFCLLVFVLRRNKKPTVKHEGLGNPECGSMQLQLRKHDHKTNKKDGLSTEAFIPQTIEQMSKNHTCGLKEPEIGFMFSDTLGQKVMMRNAADKDKDLLHVDTRKRLSTIDELDELFPSRDSNVFIQNFLESKKEYNSIGVSGFEIRYPEKQQDKKSKKSLIGGNHSKIVVEQRKSEYFELKAKLQSSPDYLQVLEEQTALNKI; the protein is encoded by the coding sequence ATGTATCTTTGGCTCTTTCTGATTGTGTCAGCCCTGATTTCTTCGACAAATGCAGATACTGATGTATCAGTGGAAATCTGCAATGTGTGCTCCTGCGTATCAGTAGAGAATGTGCTCTATGTCAACTGTGAGAAGGTTTCAGTCTACAGACCAAACCAGCTGAAACCACCTTGGTCTCATTTTTATCATCTTaatttccaaaacaattttttaaatatcctCTATCCAAATACATTCGTGAATTTTTCACATGCAGTATCTCTGCATCTGGGAAATAATAAACTGCAGAACATTGAGGGAGGAGCCTTTCTCGGGCTCAATGCATTAAAGCAGTTGCACTTGAACAACAATGAATTAAAGATTCTCCGAGCTGACACTTTCCTTGGCATAGAGAACTTGGAGTATCTCCAGGCTGACTACAATTTAATCAAGTATATTGAACGAGGAGCCTTCAATAAGCTCCACAAACTGAAAGTTCTCATTCTTAATGACAATCTCATTTCATTCCTTCCTGATAATATTTTTCGATTCGCATCTTTAACCCATTTGGATATACGAGGAAACAGAATCCAGAAACTCCCCTATATTGGAGTTCTTGAACATATTGGCCGGGTTGTTGAACTGCAGCTGGAAGATAACCCTTGGAACTGTAGCTGTGATTTGTTGCCTCTAAAGGCTTGGTTGGAGAATATGCCATATAATATTTACATAGGAGAGGCTATCTGTGAAACTCCCAGTGACTTATATGGAAGGCTTTTAAAGGAAACCAACAAGCAAGAATTATGTCCCATGGGTACAGGAAGTGACTTTGATGTACGCATTCTGCCTCCATCTCAACTGGAAAATGGCTACACCACTCCCAATGGTTACACTACTCAAACAACTTTGCACAGATTAGTGACAAAACCACCCAAAACAACAAATCCTTCCAAAATCTCGGGAATTGTGGCAGGCAAAGCCCTCTCCAACCGAAATCTCAGTCAGATTGTGTCGTACCAAACAAGAGTGCCTCCTCTTACACCTTGCCCGGCACCTTGTTTTTGTAAAACACATCCTTCTGATTTGGGATTGAGTGTGAATTGCCAAGAGAAAAATATACAGTCCATGTCTGAACTGACACCAAAACCTTTAAATGCTAAGAAGTTGCATGTAAATGGCAATAACATTAAAGATGTGGACATTTCAGACTTCACTGAGTTTGAAGGACTGGATTTGCTCCATTTAGGCAGCAATCAGATTATGGTGATCAAAGGAGAAGTATTCCACAATCTTACTAATCTACGCAGGCTTTATCTCAATGGCAATCAGATTGAAAGGCTGTACCCTGAAATATTTTCAGGCCTTCATAACCTGCAGTATCTGTATTTGGAATACAACTTAATTAAGGAAATCTTAGCAGGCACCTTTGACTCCATGCCTAATTTGCAGCTACTGTACTTGAACAATAATCTCTTAAAGAGCCTGCCAGTTTACATTTTTTCTGGAGCACCACTTGCGAGACTGAACCTGAGGAACAACAAATTCATGTACCTACCTGTCAGTGGAGTCCTAGATCAGTTGCAGTCTCTTACACAAATTGATTTGGAAGGCAATCCTTGGGACTGCACTTGTGACTTGGTAGCATTAAAGCTGTGGTTGGAGAAGTTAAATGATGGCATTGTTGTGAAAGAACTAAAATGTGAGACTCCTGTACAGTTTGCCAACATTGAATTGAAGTCCCTCAAAAATGAAATCTTATGTCCTAAACTCCTAAACAAGCCATCTGCACCATTCACAAGCCCTGCACCTGCAATTACGTTCACCACTCCGTTGGGTCCTATTAGAAGTCCTCCTGGGGGCCCAGTGCCTCTGTCTATTTTAATCTTAAGTATCTTGGTGGTTCTTATTTTAACTGTTTTTGTTGCATTTTGCCTTCTTGTTTTTGTGCTAAGACGCAACAAGAAACCCACAGTGAAGCACGAAGGTCTAGGGAATCCTGAATGTGGCTCCATGCAGCTGCAACTAAGGAAGCATGACCACAAAACCAATAAAAAAGATGGACTGAGCACAGAAGCATTCATTCCACAAACCATAGAACAGATGAGCAAAAATCACACCTGTGGCCTCAAAGAACCTGAAATTGGGTTCATGTTTTCAGATACTTTGGGACAGAAGGTCATGATGAGAAATGCTgctgacaaagacaaagatttatTGCATGTAGATACCAGGAAGAGACTGAGCACAATTGATGAGCTGGATGAACTATTTCCTAGCAGAGATTCCAATGTGTTTATTCAGAATTTTCTTGAAAGCAAAAAGGAGTATAACAGCATTGGTGTCAGCGGCTTTGAAATTCGCTATCCAGAAAAACAACAAGATAAAAAATCCAAGAAGTCACTGATAGGTGGTAACCACAGTAAAATTGTTGTGGAACAAAGAAAGAGTGAGTATTTTGAACTGAAGGCAAAACTTCAGAGTTCCCCTGACTACCTACAGgttctggaagagcaaacagctTTGAATAAGATATAG